Proteins found in one Helicobacter sp. NHP19-003 genomic segment:
- a CDS encoding HypC/HybG/HupF family hydrogenase formation chaperone: MCLAIPSKVVALKGNVAVLETMGVQREASLDLMDEPLEVGDFVLLHVGFVVGKIDTSEALESLKLYAEMVAKMEQDA, encoded by the coding sequence ATGTGCCTCGCGATCCCCTCTAAGGTCGTTGCCCTCAAGGGCAATGTAGCGGTGTTAGAAACGATGGGCGTGCAAAGGGAGGCGAGTTTAGACTTGATGGACGAGCCTTTAGAAGTGGGCGATTTTGTGCTCTTGCATGTGGGCTTTGTGGTGGGCAAGATCGACACCAGCGAAGCTTTAGAATCTCTCAAACTTTACGCTGAAATGGTCGCTAAGATGGAGCAAGATGCCTGA
- a CDS encoding non-canonical purine NTP pyrophosphatase codes for MLPLIFFSNNAHKAAEVQAILGQEVLAYTRLLGRVEVIENGDSFEENAHLKAQALYPLLADKMQDFCVLAEDSGLCVEALNGYPGIYSARFASIQADAKAIMAGNFTPPTLSASDTENNHKLLACLDALTLSESVACFVCVVALCGRVRGRTFQQSFRGECLGKIIKAPLKPNTFGYDPLFIPQGYSQTIDTLKEKNQISHRFLALQQAQEFLKTFKGQERMD; via the coding sequence GTGTTACCTTTAATTTTTTTTAGCAACAACGCCCATAAAGCCGCCGAAGTGCAAGCCATTTTAGGGCAGGAAGTTTTAGCCTACACGCGCCTTTTAGGGCGTGTGGAAGTGATAGAGAATGGGGACAGCTTTGAGGAAAACGCCCATTTAAAAGCCCAAGCCCTCTATCCACTTTTAGCCGACAAAATGCAAGATTTTTGCGTGTTGGCAGAAGATAGCGGGCTATGTGTTGAGGCTCTAAATGGATATCCGGGCATTTATAGTGCCCGTTTTGCAAGTATCCAAGCAGACGCTAAGGCCATCATGGCGGGCAACTTCACACCCCCCACCCTCTCAGCCAGCGACACCGAGAACAACCACAAACTCTTGGCATGTTTGGATGCCTTAACTTTAAGCGAAAGCGTGGCGTGCTTTGTGTGTGTCGTGGCGTTGTGTGGGCGTGTTAGGGGGCGCACATTCCAGCAAAGCTTTAGGGGGGAGTGTTTGGGTAAAATCATCAAAGCCCCCTTAAAGCCCAACACCTTTGGCTACGACCCCTTGTTTATCCCACAAGGCTACAGCCAAACCATAGACACTCTAAAAGAGAAAAACCAAATCTCGCATCGCTTTTTAGCTTTGCAGCAAGCACAAGAATTTTTAAAAACCTTCAAGGGGCAAGAGAGAATGGATTAA
- the fliN gene encoding flagellar motor switch protein FliN → MDNQTNNTNTNKEGNNGVNIQSNPTLANLPSVNPKLKKQPTLNPRELELTTYLEELINDYKGLLDMEVTFMAELGSTSIPLREVLRFERGSVIDLQKPAGESVDTFVNGRVIGKGEVMVYEKNLAIRLNEVLDSNAIVYYIAKDM, encoded by the coding sequence ATGGATAACCAAACTAACAACACAAACACAAATAAAGAGGGAAACAACGGGGTCAATATCCAATCCAACCCCACCCTAGCTAACCTGCCCTCTGTCAACCCCAAGCTCAAAAAGCAACCCACCCTAAACCCTAGGGAGTTAGAGCTGACCACCTACTTAGAAGAGCTCATCAACGACTACAAGGGTTTGCTAGACATGGAGGTTACTTTTATGGCGGAGTTGGGCTCGACTTCAATCCCCCTAAGAGAGGTTTTACGCTTTGAGCGTGGCTCTGTGATCGATTTACAAAAACCCGCTGGCGAGAGCGTGGACACCTTTGTGAATGGGCGGGTGATTGGCAAGGGCGAGGTGATGGTGTATGAAAAAAACCTAGCTATCCGCTTAAACGAAGTGCTGGACTCTAATGCCATTGTCTATTACATCGCAAAGGATATGTAA
- the hypD gene encoding hydrogenase formation protein HypD, which translates to MPDLIGSFRDKDIILALVGQIKKESVGLKAPFKIMEVCGGHTHSLMRYGLLNLLQDTPLDFVHGPGCPVCVMPKLRIDEAIALAKMPDTILITLADLMRVPGSSGSLQALRAKGADVRFAYAPLQALEIAKENPDKKVVFVAIGFETTTPMTASLLLQAQEKGLKNLFVHNNHVLVPPSVQAVLENSQIDALIAPSHVSVITGAKIYQPLLEHFNIPIVVAGFEPVDVLDGILRIVRQATREQALLEIQYRRVVSFEGNLKAQSLIAQTMQVRQSFEWRGLGMIPFSAMQMRSEFREFDAEVVFAKFLPKAGGLEPKNCLCGEILKGRAKPLDCTLFNKACTPSHPVGACMVSSEGACAAYHKYLN; encoded by the coding sequence ATGCCTGATTTAATCGGCTCTTTTAGGGACAAGGACATTATTTTAGCCCTCGTGGGGCAGATTAAAAAAGAGAGTGTAGGTTTAAAAGCCCCCTTTAAAATCATGGAGGTCTGTGGCGGACACACGCATTCTCTCATGCGCTATGGCTTGCTAAATCTCTTGCAAGACACGCCCCTAGACTTCGTGCATGGCCCCGGCTGCCCCGTGTGTGTGATGCCCAAATTACGCATAGATGAAGCCATTGCCCTCGCTAAAATGCCAGACACGATTTTAATCACCCTCGCGGATTTAATGCGTGTGCCCGGCAGTAGCGGCAGTTTGCAAGCGTTGAGGGCAAAGGGAGCTGATGTGCGTTTTGCCTACGCCCCCCTGCAAGCTTTAGAGATCGCTAAAGAAAACCCCGATAAAAAGGTCGTGTTTGTGGCGATCGGGTTTGAAACCACCACGCCCATGACGGCTAGTTTATTGTTGCAAGCCCAAGAAAAAGGTTTAAAAAACCTTTTTGTCCACAATAACCATGTGCTCGTCCCCCCCAGCGTGCAAGCCGTGCTTGAAAACTCTCAAATCGATGCCCTGATCGCCCCCTCGCATGTGAGTGTGATCACGGGGGCTAAGATTTACCAGCCCTTGTTAGAGCACTTTAACATCCCCATTGTGGTGGCGGGCTTTGAGCCGGTGGATGTACTCGATGGGATTTTACGCATTGTGCGCCAAGCCACAAGAGAGCAAGCTCTACTAGAGATTCAATACCGCCGTGTGGTGAGTTTTGAGGGCAATTTAAAGGCACAAAGCTTGATCGCCCAAACCATGCAAGTGCGCCAAAGTTTTGAGTGGCGGGGGCTGGGGATGATCCCCTTTTCTGCCATGCAAATGCGCTCCGAGTTTAGAGAGTTTGATGCTGAAGTGGTGTTTGCCAAGTTCTTGCCAAAGGCAGGCGGCTTAGAGCCTAAAAACTGCCTGTGTGGGGAGATTTTAAAGGGGCGGGCAAAACCCCTAGATTGCACCTTGTTTAACAAGGCCTGCACGCCTAGCCACCCGGTGGGGGCGTGTATGGTGAGCTCTGAGGGGGCTTGTGCAGCGTATCATAAATACCTCAATTAG
- the hypB gene encoding hydrogenase nickel incorporation protein HypB, whose amino-acid sequence MIETTQREQSLNNNPNLSKKDVKVVEKILSKNDLKALEMKERYTADGLYVLNFMSSPGSGKTTLLENLASFEDFKFCVIEGDLQTNRDADRLIKKNVAAQQITTGEACHLEAAMLEGAYDILKDKGAIASSDYLVIENVGNLVCPSSYNLGAAMNIVLLSTPEGDDKVLKYPSMFLCADAVVVSKADLMDVFGFRISQVQEDMDKLKPGTPIFTLSSKDRASLEAFKDFIATRRAQNYQSTHAF is encoded by the coding sequence ATGATAGAAACCACGCAAAGAGAACAAAGCCTTAACAACAACCCCAATTTGAGTAAAAAAGATGTCAAGGTTGTGGAGAAAATCTTAAGCAAGAACGATTTAAAAGCCCTTGAGATGAAAGAACGCTACACGGCGGACGGGCTGTATGTGTTGAACTTCATGAGCTCACCCGGGAGTGGCAAAACCACGCTTTTAGAGAATTTAGCCAGCTTTGAGGATTTTAAATTCTGTGTGATTGAGGGGGATTTACAGACCAATAGGGACGCTGACCGCCTGATTAAGAAAAATGTCGCCGCCCAGCAAATCACCACAGGGGAGGCGTGCCACTTGGAGGCGGCGATGCTAGAGGGGGCTTATGACATTTTAAAAGACAAGGGGGCGATCGCTAGCAGCGATTACTTGGTGATCGAGAATGTCGGCAATTTGGTTTGCCCCTCGAGCTACAATTTGGGTGCGGCGATGAATATTGTCTTGCTCTCCACACCTGAAGGCGATGATAAAGTGCTCAAATACCCCAGCATGTTCTTATGTGCCGATGCGGTGGTGGTGAGCAAGGCGGATTTAATGGATGTCTTTGGCTTTCGGATTTCTCAAGTGCAAGAGGACATGGATAAGCTCAAACCGGGCACCCCCATTTTTACCCTAAGCTCTAAAGACCGCGCCAGCCTAGAAGCCTTTAAAGACTTTATCGCCACAAGGCGGGCCCAAAATTACCAATCCACCCACGCCTTTTAA
- a CDS encoding FeoA family protein produces the protein MSLFECQKNHRYTILDITTPDLELKDRLMSFGISVGVEFELLQHSLKKATFSIAIERAQIALRSGEAKHILVRPL, from the coding sequence ATGAGCCTATTCGAGTGCCAAAAAAACCATCGTTACACAATCCTTGACATCACCACACCCGATTTAGAGTTGAAAGACCGTTTAATGTCCTTTGGCATTAGCGTGGGCGTGGAGTTTGAGTTGTTGCAACACTCTTTAAAGAAAGCTACTTTTAGCATCGCCATTGAACGCGCCCAAATCGCCTTGCGCTCGGGCGAAGCCAAACACATTCTGGTGCGCCCTCTATGA
- the nth gene encoding endonuclease III, with protein MSASTIKARLLAHFENPTTELTYQNPYELLVAVLLSAQCTDKRVNATTPAFFAKYPSIAILAKANLQEVQECIKSISYPNAKAKHLITMARQVVENFQGQIPQTQAELKSLAGIGQKSANVVLSVAFGANLLAVDTHVFRVAHRLGLSTAKSAAQTEAELSALFVSDLCPLHHALILFGRRICTALKPKCSLCFLQEFCVSRANFKPR; from the coding sequence ATGAGTGCCAGCACCATTAAAGCAAGGCTTTTAGCCCACTTTGAAAACCCCACCACTGAGCTCACCTACCAAAACCCCTATGAGTTATTGGTGGCGGTGCTCTTGTCGGCGCAATGCACAGACAAGCGGGTGAACGCCACCACCCCAGCCTTTTTTGCCAAATACCCGAGCATTGCAATCCTAGCCAAAGCTAACCTACAAGAGGTGCAAGAGTGCATCAAAAGCATTTCCTACCCTAATGCCAAAGCCAAGCATTTAATCACAATGGCTAGGCAAGTCGTAGAGAACTTTCAAGGGCAAATCCCACAAACCCAAGCCGAGCTAAAAAGCCTAGCGGGCATCGGACAAAAGAGCGCAAATGTGGTACTCTCTGTCGCCTTTGGGGCAAATCTCTTAGCCGTGGATACGCATGTCTTTAGGGTGGCGCACCGCTTAGGGCTCTCAACAGCCAAGAGTGCTGCACAGACAGAAGCCGAACTGAGTGCACTTTTTGTGAGCGATTTATGCCCCTTGCACCACGCTTTGATTTTGTTTGGACGGCGCATTTGCACGGCATTAAAGCCCAAATGCTCCCTTTGTTTTTTACAAGAATTTTGTGTAAGTCGGGCAAATTTCAAACCGCGCTAA
- the pyrC gene encoding dihydroorotase, giving the protein MQITLNNPLDMHLHLREGDLLKAVLPFSATPFSAAVVMPNLNTPLSTPALALEYQEQIAALAPHFKPLVALYLNDQLNKASLQEAKDKGLFLLKLYPKNATTNSAQGVRDILSPRMLEILEIAENLGFILCVHAESAGFVLEREFEFHPTIHTLAKTFKNLKIILEHMSDKRSIALLEQYPNLYATLTLHHLALNLDALAGGTLAPHLFCKPLLKTPKDQQALLELALKAHAKVSFGSDSAPHLVGSKHACSCAAGVFSAPLLLSGLCTLFDKHNALEHLQNFVSTNAMRIYGLKDLPQKSITLERKPPNLPNSILNGQLIIPHFMPLEWRIKSH; this is encoded by the coding sequence ATGCAAATCACTTTAAACAACCCTTTGGACATGCACCTCCACCTACGCGAGGGCGACCTGCTAAAAGCCGTCCTGCCCTTTAGCGCCACCCCCTTTAGCGCAGCGGTGGTGATGCCCAATTTAAACACCCCCCTAAGCACCCCCGCCCTAGCCCTAGAGTACCAAGAGCAAATTGCCGCCCTAGCCCCCCACTTTAAACCTTTAGTGGCTCTGTATTTAAACGACCAGCTAAACAAGGCTAGCCTACAAGAAGCCAAAGACAAGGGGCTCTTTTTACTCAAACTCTACCCCAAGAACGCCACGACCAACTCCGCTCAAGGTGTACGCGACATTTTAAGCCCTAGAATGTTAGAGATTTTAGAAATTGCTGAAAATTTAGGCTTTATCCTCTGTGTGCATGCCGAAAGTGCGGGCTTTGTGCTTGAGCGCGAATTTGAGTTTCACCCCACCATCCACACCTTGGCCAAGACCTTCAAGAATCTTAAAATTATCTTAGAGCACATGAGCGATAAGCGCAGCATTGCTTTACTAGAGCAATACCCTAATTTGTATGCCACCCTGACTCTGCACCATTTGGCCCTAAATTTAGACGCTTTGGCCGGGGGCACACTCGCCCCACATTTATTTTGTAAGCCCCTTTTAAAAACCCCTAAAGACCAGCAAGCCCTACTAGAGCTTGCCCTAAAAGCCCACGCTAAGGTGTCCTTTGGCTCGGACAGCGCGCCCCACTTAGTCGGCAGCAAGCACGCTTGCAGTTGTGCGGCTGGGGTGTTTAGTGCCCCCCTACTTCTTAGTGGATTATGCACCCTCTTTGACAAGCACAATGCCCTAGAGCATTTACAGAATTTTGTCAGCACCAACGCCATGCGCATTTATGGACTCAAAGATTTGCCTCAAAAGAGCATCACCCTAGAGAGAAAACCGCCTAACTTGCCAAACTCTATTTTAAACGGACAGCTCATCATCCCCCATTTCATGCCCCTAGAGTGGCGCATTAAATCTCATTAA
- a CDS encoding phosphoethanolamine transferase: MASNRSTPPRVLCLLLNYSDRENANIPWHQQKSLGSVFKAAGYQTFWLDNQENLYTNAFYNAFNAFVYGFDYRFCTDENWTSVLAHHDLWLLSLFRQNVREKMSAKNFFLFHLFGSHGGYKNRFPKSYAKFTPKDIDDKNLKVKNDKDKQIVADYVNSIHYTDHVLGEIFKLFQGKDTIIFYLSDHAQDIFQSGNTYGHKCSAYGVEIPFMVFVTDTFKQRHPDKVKLIEQALHKPLMSDDLIHSLLPLEGF, encoded by the coding sequence GTGGCTTCAAACCGGAGCACTCCGCCAAGAGTCTTGTGTTTGCTCTTAAATTACAGCGATAGAGAAAACGCCAACATCCCCTGGCACCAACAAAAGAGTTTAGGCAGTGTCTTTAAGGCAGCGGGTTATCAAACCTTTTGGCTAGACAACCAAGAAAATCTATATACAAATGCCTTCTACAATGCCTTTAATGCCTTTGTCTATGGTTTTGACTATAGGTTTTGCACTGATGAAAATTGGACTAGCGTTTTAGCCCACCATGACCTTTGGTTACTCTCTCTTTTTCGCCAAAATGTCCGGGAGAAAATGAGTGCTAAAAATTTCTTTCTTTTTCATCTCTTTGGAAGTCATGGGGGTTACAAAAACCGTTTCCCCAAATCTTATGCCAAATTCACCCCCAAAGACATTGACGATAAAAATCTCAAAGTCAAAAACGATAAAGATAAGCAAATCGTGGCGGATTATGTCAATTCTATTCATTACACCGACCATGTGCTAGGTGAGATTTTTAAACTCTTTCAGGGCAAGGACACCATTATTTTTTATCTCTCCGATCACGCCCAAGACATTTTCCAAAGTGGCAACACCTACGGGCATAAATGCTCTGCCTATGGCGTAGAAATCCCTTTTATGGTTTTCGTTACCGACACTTTTAAACAAAGACACCCCGATAAAGTGAAACTCATAGAGCAAGCCCTGCATAAACCCCTTATGAGCGATGATTTAATCCATTCTCTCTTGCCCCTTGAAGGTTTTTAA